Proteins from a single region of Macaca thibetana thibetana isolate TM-01 chromosome 4, ASM2454274v1, whole genome shotgun sequence:
- the LOC126952895 gene encoding COP9 signalosome complex subunit 9-like, whose protein sequence is MNLAVDEMFLEGAGPYVDLEEAEGSTRLLMDLAANEKAFHADFLNDFEDLFDDDDIQ, encoded by the coding sequence ATGAATCTGGCCGTGGACGAGATGTTCCTCGAGGGCGCCGGGCCTTACGTGGACCTAGAGGAGGCAGAAGGCAGCACGAGGCTCTTGATGGACTTGGCAGCCAATGAAAAGGCCTTTCATGcagactttttaaatgattttgaagatctttttgatgatgatgacatCCAGTGA